The genomic segment GTAACAGCTTCACTTGAAGCTTTGCAGTCAAACGCCTGATCCAGTGTTACCTCTCTTGTGTCCTTTGGCGGGGACAGAGCTGCTCATGTGTCCAGCATTCACCCTGTCAAAGTTAAAAGGTCACTCTGGGGAGGGGTCGCCAGAGCTGATCCCAGCTCTGTAGTGATTTTGATGTAATCTGAACCATATGAGACACAGTGTCATTTAGCACTGCAGGCTTTACACCTGAACCACCTGTTCTGCCATTTTGTTTAACTGAGGATTTAGATCTGAAGGATTTTCACCCTGTTTCACCATCTACCTTCTTTCTGCCCTGTTTGCTTGCTCTGTCCCACCACCTCAGCCTCAGCATGGGCTGATCTTGTGACCAGTTCAGAATGTCACTGCACTGTGAGCCAGGATTGGGTCTTGGCACTGAAACCTGGCAGCACAACTGCCTCCAACGAGCTATAAATACCACTAATGCTGCCCCACAGCTCTCGTCCTCTGCAGGGTGAAGGAAGAACAGTCAGCGGTAAAGTAGAAAATATCCCGTTACAGGGTGAATGTAGTGCAGACTGATTGTCTGTTTCCGCTCTGACCAGGAATGACATGAGTacaaatgtcctcacaacttcCTTCTATATTAAGACTCAGTCTCGTGGACACTGCCAACCTTCTGTGGAGGACGAGCAGCAACACTAACAGTTTTCTAAACCAATCAGGTCTCAgctttaacatttgaaatgacTCTACTCCATCGCTCCTGTCTTCGTCCCTTGACGTCTTTTCACAGAGTTGCTTGTCCTTTTGTCGCTCTGAATCACTActaactggaccttccagatacaggtgtatttgTACTACAATCCTTCAAACAGTCACTACAATCAGGTGATCTCCAATGAACTGTGTGAGCACTAAAACAAACTGCACCAGGGACAGTTTAGATGAGGCTCAATACTTTTGGAGTCACttaatttataaaattgtttttaatttgtatttgttgtcacattttttgtacatttttgtcaaaaaacgGGGCAAATTAAATGGACCCTgattcaatgttgtaaaaaagaaaaggaggctGAACACTTTTTAAAGGTTCAGTACGTCATTACGAATCTGTACGTCCTCGTGAATAAACCAATACACAGTTAATTATTTTCAAGCAggctttgcattttattgtgatCTGGTCTGGACCCCCAGCAGGCTCCTAGGGTAGAAAAGACATTTCCAAAATGTTGTTATAGCAGATGCATGAGCACTTTCAGAATTTAGACATAAACCACATGGTGCAAACCAGCGAAACTACTACTTACACACAGCATCACATCAAAAGTTCCGATCACAAAAGACACAGAACAACTGTCTTTGTGATCATCTTTTATCTCGATGTGAtcattttttgtattgttttttttaactccgTTCATCCAGAAGCCTTTTAATACCCCTCTGGTTGAACAAATCCTCTAGAACCTTCATTGTGTTCACTGACCCTCagacaaaactgtgttttatgttacattttctctgcagctctctTGCCACGGACTGACCGTTCAAGACAAAGATGGCCGGCTCCTTCACACGCCTGATCTCCGGCCGCAGAACGGCCATGGTTTTGGCCAGCGTGGGTGCAGGAACGATGGCCACTGGATTCTTGTTGAGTGACAACAGCTCGCTGGCTGCTGAGGCAAAGAAGAAGCTGTATCCTCCCAGGTAAGACCCAGATGCTCACTACTGCCAcatggaggatgaggagaagaTGTGCAGTGGACAGATGAAGCTCCACGAGCTCTATAATCGATTGTACATTGCATCAGAACGACTCTCCCTGACAGGTGACACTAACAGAGGACGGTGCATGATCttgtttacagctttaaaaatgaaagagtgGAGAACCTGACAAGGCCACAGAAGCTCCAGTGGCTCCAGCTGAGAGCATTGCTGACCCTTCACTCTCTGTCGTGCTCACAACTTCTCTGCCTTCATTTTCTCACCACCTGGGGCCTTGGACACTCAGGGTCACTCCTGACATTTGGGTCGACATAATCAGCAGCAGTCAAATACAGTATCAGGGTCCATCATGTGGCTCTGGTGTTGCAGAGGCTCTAAAGTTGTGCTTTAATCAATTATCTAAAACTATCAACACCCCAAATATATTCACTTTACTATAAGAGAAAATATAAATCCTGGCAAATATTAACGCTTTAGCAGCTTGTATCAGTGAATTTTTTGCTTATTAACAGAGCTGTGCCTCCTAGTGGAGGCTGGAATTTTACCCAACAATTCCTAAAAAACTGTTCTGGTGTCTAAGATTGTCACATGGAGCGGTCAGGAAGCCCCTGGGCCTGATCCCATAAATGGAAGTAACTgttcatatttcatgttttaaaatccAAGACCCCTGTTCAAAGACACAACTCAGCCCAAAAATATCACACACAGcataacagacacaaaacaagcacaaagaaacacaacatgAAGTGACCAAAAACAGGCCTCCAGTGTGAAACTCCAATAGGTTGTAAACATTAGCTATCAACTAGAAACTGCAGTGTCAGCAGATTTCTCAGTGTACGTTATACTGGTGTTATTCAGTTATTCAGTCATTAGAAAACTCACATCTTACCACCTCCTACTCTCGTGTAGCTCCGACTACCCCGACCTGAGGAAACACAACAACTGCATGGCTTCAGCTCTGTCTCCAGCCATTTATGCCAAACTGAGGGACAAGGTCACCCCCAACAACTGGACCCTGGACCAGTGCATCCAGACTGGAGTGGACAACCCTGGACACCCTTTCATCAAGACGGTGGGCTGTGTGGCAGGGGACGAGGAGAGCTACGAGGTGAGAGAGAGGGGACATCCATCACAGGGTTGCATGACGCCTAATTTGAAGTGAATGTCTGTAGAGGAAACATTCACTGACTTTATTATTGTTTCCTGCTGCCTCCAGGTTTTTGCTGAGCTCTTTGACCCCGTCATCAAAGACAGGCACAACGGCTACGACCCCAGAACCATGACACACCCCACGGACCTCGACTCCTCTAAGGTGTTTACACCAGACCGGCCCATCGTTCCATGATCCACTGTCCACTGTCCCTACTGCTGTACATGCCTAAAAAAGTCTGTCTCTTTTTTACCAGATCACCAACGGTGTGTTTGATGACAATTACGTTCTGTCCTCTCGTGTCCGGACCGGCCGCAGCATCCGTGGGCTGAGCCTCCCCCCGGCGTGTTCGAGGGCCGAGCGTCGCGAGGTGGAGCGAGTGGCTGTGACTGCTCTGGCTGGTCTGAAGGGAGACCTGGCTGGACATTATTACAGCCTGGGAGACATGACAGagaaggagcagcagcagctcattgATGTGAGTCACCGGAAAGCTGAATGAATCATTTGAGccttgttaaagttttcaacaCTGTGCTCTGTCCTACACATTCTGTTATTCTGATCATTTCATGGTCCAACACATTAggatcacttcctgtttgacaaGCCTGTGTCTCCATTACTCACCTCGGCCTTCATGGCCCGAGACTGGCCTGATTCCCGGGGGATCTGGTAAGACCACTGGTGTTCAGTGAACCC from the Channa argus isolate prfri chromosome 18, Channa argus male v1.0, whole genome shotgun sequence genome contains:
- the LOC137104274 gene encoding creatine kinase S-type, mitochondrial-like; this encodes MAGSFTRLISGRRTAMVLASVGAGTMATGFLLSDNSSLAAEAKKKLYPPSSDYPDLRKHNNCMASALSPAIYAKLRDKVTPNNWTLDQCIQTGVDNPGHPFIKTVGCVAGDEESYEVFAELFDPVIKDRHNGYDPRTMTHPTDLDSSKITNGVFDDNYVLSSRVRTGRSIRGLSLPPACSRAERREVERVAVTALAGLKGDLAGHYYSLGDMTEKEQQQLIDDHFLFDKPVSPLLTCAFMARDWPDARGIWHNNEKTFLIWVNEEDHTRVISMEKGGNMKRVFERFCRGLKQVEHLIQERGWEFMWNEHLGYILTCPSNLGTGLRAGVHVRLPKLSKDPRFNKILDNLRLQKRGTGGVDTAATGDVFDISNLDRLGKSEVELVQLVVDGVNYLIECEKKLEKSQDIKVPAPIAHFKK